The region GATCCGCATTCTTCTATTTTTACGCATGTAAAAGATATAAACAGAGAAGAAGGTGTAGAGGGAACTCAAATTTCTTTTGATATTCTGGAAACAGAAGTCTGGCTTTGGGTAATTCCGTTTTCTAACGGAAATACCAGTTTAGGAGTTGTTGGGCCAACTGATTTTATCAATTCGCTTTCTGAAAATAAAGATAATGCGGAGGCTTTACGAAATGCTATTCAGAAATCAGATTATTATATTAAAAGATTTGCCGGAACAGAATTTTTATTTGAGCCGGTTAAATTAGAAAACTACTCAAGAGCCGTAAAAAGAATGTATGGCGATGGTTTTGCGTTAACAGGAAACAGTTCAGAATTCTTAGATCCGGTTTTCTCATCAGGAGTAGCTTTTGCAACGGAATCCGGAATGCTGGCGGCAAAATTATACTTAAAAGAATCACAAGGAATTCCTGTTGATTGGGAAGTGGAATTTACACAATACATGAAACGCGGCATTGCTGTTTTCACCACTTATGTACAAGAATGGTACACAGGAAATTTACAGACTTTGTTTTTCCATCAGCCGGAAAACCCAGAAGTAAAAGAAAAAATATGTGCTGTTTTAGCAGGTTATGTCTGGAACGAAGAAAATTCGTTTGTCAAGAAACACGATCACGTAATTGCGAATATGGCGTATTTACTGAATATGCAAAAAGAACAAAGCCCTGAATGATTCAGGGCTTTACCAACGAAATATTCCTACGGAATATAAAATGATGTTCTTATTTAGTTTTTTTAGCAATCAGTTTAGACATTGTTTTTGCCGTTTTAGCAAATCCTTCTCCAATTCTGGTTTCGTTGCTAAAGTTGCTTCCCCATTGGTCTCCCGGAGCTTCGTCACTGGTAATTTCCAACAACACATTTGATTTATTTGCTGTTTCAACAAATTTTAAATTGGTTGTTACTTTTGCAGGCTGTTTCATAATTCCTGCGTCCCAACCCGGATAAATCCATACTGCTTTTACAATTAAAGTATAAGGAGTATTTAAACCTTCCTGAAAGTTTAAATCTTTTTTCTCTTTCGTTAAAACGATATTAGCAATTTCTAAAAATTTAGGAGTCCAGATTTGGTCTTTGGCATTTATCCATTTTTTTTCCCAGATGTTCCCGTTTCCTTTTGCTTTTTCATCAAGATCAGCTTTGTGTTCTTTTACATATTGTGCTTCAGACTTTTTTTCTTTCATCATAGTAAAATCACTATAATCAAATACAGTATTGATTTCCTTCTGGTCTTTTAAAAAGTCAAATTTTCCCTGAACAACATTCATGTCCTGAGCGAACATTGCTCCCGAAATAAAGAAGCATGCGATAATTAATTTTTTCATTTATTGGTTAATTAAGGTTGATTTTTACACGACTAAAATAGTCAAAAGGACGAATATATAATTTATTTCATGTTAAAATAATATTGTTATTTTATTTTAAAAACAAAAAGAGGATTCCAATTTAGAATCCTCTTTTTTATGATTTGCGATAAGATTAGAATATTACAATCCAAAAATCTTATCCATTAAAATCCATTTTTGTCCCGGTTTTGCCCAAGGTAAAGCTTGTTGGAATTTCCACATTAAAGTTTCCCATTCCTGAACTTTCTCGTTTGCAGCGTCAGCCTGATCTTTCATTTCGAAAGTAAAATCGGCATCTGCTTCGATAATCATGAACAATCGGTTTCCTGTGCAGTAAATATCCAGAACTTCAATTCCGGAATCCTGAATGCTTTTTTTAATTTCCGGCCATACATTTTCATGCAGTTCTTTGTATTCTGCAATTAAATCTGCATCGTCTTTTAAGTCTAAAGCCAGATAGAATTTTTGAGTTGCCATAATCTGAAATTTATCCTTGGTAAGCTACAGCAGTTTGTTTGCTAGTACCTAAACCTTCAATTCCTAATTCGATTACGTCACCTGCTTTAATGTAAATTGGATCTGGTTTAATTCCTAATCCAACTCCTGGAGGTGTTCCTGTACTGATAACGTCGCCAGGAAGCAATGTCATAAACTGACTTAAATAATGCACTAAGAATGGAATTTTAAAAATCAAGTTCGAAGTATTACTGTTTTGGAAAGTTTTTCCGTTTACAGTAAGCCACATTTTTAAATTATTTACATCACCAACTTCGTCTGGAGTTGCCATAATTGGCCCAAGAGGAGCGAAGGTGTCAGAACCTTTTCCTTTTGCCCATTGTCCACCACGCTCGATTTGGAATGCTCTTTCGCTATAATCATTCAAAAGGCAATATCCTGCAATGTAGTTTGGTGCATCTTCTTCAGAAACGTAGCTTGCTTTTTTACCTACAACAAAAGCTAGTTCAACTTCCCAGTCTGTTTTTTCGCTGTTTTTTGGGATAATCAAATTATCATTTGGCCCGCATAAAGAAGTCGTAGATTTAAAGAAAATAATTGGTTCTTCCGGAATTGCAGCGCCGGTTTCTTCGCAGTGATCTACATAATTTAATCCGATGCAGATAATTTTTGAAGGGCGTGCCACTGGTGAACCTAAACGAACTGAATCGCTTACTTCTGGCAATGCTGGATTATTTTTTAAAGCTTCTTCTAATTTTGCTAAACCGTCATTTTCAAAAAAAGCTTCGTTGTAATCTGTAACGATAGACGAAACATCATATCTTTTTTCATTTAGTAAAACTCCTGGTTTTTCCTTTCCTTCTTCTCCGAATCTAATAAGTTTCATATTTTAATTTTTTAGTAATGTGTATTGTTTTTTGCCACAGATTTAAAGGATTAAAATGATTTTTAAAACTGTGCTTAATTTTTTTTGCCACGAATTGCACAAATTTTCTCGAATTAAAATTTGTGGAAATTCGTGAATTGCTTCGCCTATTCGCTATCGCTCGGGTCGTGGCTTATTTTTTTGCACGTAGATTTAGCAGATCGAGCAGATTTTTTTAAATCATTTTAATCCTTTAAATCTGTGGCTAAAGAAAAATTTTAGTTATTTAATTTAATAAAACCACCATCAATTGGGTAGTCAGAACCGGTGATGAAAGATGATTCGTCGCTGCATAAGAATAAAGCTAAAGTGGCAATTTCTTCTGGTTTTCCCATACGGCCGATTGGCTGTGATTGTGATAGTTTTTCGAAAATTTCTTCTTCTTTTCCAGGATAATTTTTAGCAATAAATCCGTCTACAAAAGGCGTGTGAACTCTCGCAGGAGATATAGAATTACATCTGATTTTATCATTCAAATAATCTTTAGCAACCGATAAAGTCATTGCCATAACCGCTCCTTTTGCTGTAGAATAAGCAAAACGATCGGGAATTCCAACCCAGCAAGCGATTGAAGCCAAGTTCAAAATGACACCTCCACCAGAATTTCTTAGCGCCGGAATCGAAGCGTGAAGGCAGTTGTAAACTCCTTTTACGTTTACATTCATGATTCGGTCAAAATCAGATTCTGAAGTAGTGTCTACTTTTCCAACGTGAGCAATTCCAGCATTGTTTACCAGAATATTAATATTTCCGATTTTTTGGAAAGTTGAATTTACTTGTTCATGGTTCGAAACGTCGCAGGCATGAGCAAAAACATTTCCTCCAGCTGATTTGATTTCTTCAACGGTTTCTTTTGCACTTTCTTCTGTTAATTCTAAAACGTGAACTTCTGCACCTTGTTTTGCAAATAAAACCGAAATCGCTCTTCCAATTCCGCTTCCACCTCCAGTGATAATTGCTTTTTTATTTTGTAATGAAAACATTTGATATAATTTTTTTAAAGTTATTTTTAATTGAGTCTTTTACAAAGATACGCCGCGTTTCCACGGAATAAAATCGTCTTGGTTTAATTGTACTGCTTTTGGAATAATTTCGCCGCTTGCCGCTTTGATACAGTATTCCAAAATTTCTTCGCCCATTTCTTCAATAGACTTTTCTCCGCTGATAATTGGGCCGCAGTCAATATCGATAATATCTTTCATTCGGGTTGCCAAAACAGAGTTTGTTGCTACTTTAATTACTGGACAAACCGGGTTTCCTGTCGGAGTTCCCAATCCAGTTGTAAACAAAATTAAAGTTGCTCCAGAAGCCGCTTTTCCAGTTGTTGCTTCAACATCATTTCCAGGAGTACAAACTAAACTTAAACCTGGTTTTGTAACCAATTCAGTATAATCCAAAACATCAACAACAGGAGATGTTCCGCCTTTTTTGGCCGCTCCAGCACTTTTGATGGCGTCTGTAATTAATCCGTCTTTGATGTTTCCCGGAGAAGGATTCATATGGAAACCAGAACCTACTTTATGCGCCAGTTCATCATAAGATTCCATTAAATCGATGAATTTTCGAGCTTTATCTTCTGTGATACATCTGTCGATTAAATTCTGCTCGGCACCGCATAATTCAGGGAATTCAGCCAAAAGAATTTTTCCGCCTAAAGCTACGACTAAATCAGAAGTGTAACCCACAGCAGGATTTGCAGAAACACCACTGAAACCATCACTTCCGCCACATTTTACTCCAATACATAAATCACTTAAAGGCGCATCAGTTCTTTCATATTTATTGATTTCGATTAAACCTTCAAACGTTTTTTTGATGGCATTGGTAATCAGAACTTCTTCGCTTTCTGTTTGTTGCTGTTCAAAAATAAACAATGGCTTATCAAATTCCGGGTTTTGTCTTTTTACATCATTTACAAAATCCTGAACTTGTAAATGCTGGCATCCTAAACTCAAAAGCGTGATTCCTCCAACATTTGGATGATTCGCATAAGAAGCCAGTAAAGCGCTCAAAGTAGAAGCGTCCTGACGCGTTCCACCGCAACCGCCTTGATGATTTAAGAATTTAATTCCATCCACATTTTCAAAAACACGTTTGTTTTTTGGAGTCGGATTTAATTCAATATTGATGTCGTTAATGTCATTTCCGTTCAAATAACCTTCCAGTAATTCATGTGTAAATTGGTTGTATTTGTCCGTTACAGCATAACCCAATTGTTTGTGCAATGCTTCTTTGATAACGTCCAGATTTCTGTTTTCACAAAAAACAGTTGGAACAAAAAGCCAGTAATTTGCCGTTCCAACGCGTCCGTCTTTTCTTTTGTAACCTTTAAAAGTTCTGTTTTCAAACTTAGAAACATCAGGCGCATTCCATTCGTATGAAGCATTTCGGTAAGCGTACGGATCTGCAGCATGTTTTAGGTTTTCGGTCGTCATTAAACTTCCTTTTGCCAAATCGTTTTGCACTTTTCCAACCAAAACGCCGTACATATTTACTTCTTCTCCCTGCTTCATATCCTGCATGTAGAATTTATGTTTGGCTTTGATAAGGTCTTGTAAAACGTAAGTTTCATTTTCAAAATGAATGGTTTCGCCTTTTTGAAGATCGGTTAAGGCAACCAATACATTATCGTCCGGATGTAGTTTTACCACCAGTTTTTTTGTTGTATTCTCTAACATTGTGTTGTTTGTTTTTTTCTTTTTTTTGATGTCACTGCTTTCGTTTTATAACAATTTAATCCTTTGATTTTGTATAGAATTCGGGCAGTTAACGAAAAATAAAATTAGCCTTTTTACACATTCTTTATTAGTCTGATATTATCCGTATCTAATCTTTAATTATCTTTGCAGTATGAAATTGGAACAAACTAAAATAACGTCTTATCTCAACACCAAAGTTTCGGTGCTAAATCGTATTGAACCATTTTTTCAGGCGCCGTTTCATTCGCATCCGGAACTGGAATTGGTTTATGTGAAAGAGAGTTACGGCAAGCGAATCATCGGAAATTCGGTAATGCCGTTTGAGCCTGGCGATATGGTTTTTTTAGGTTCGGATATTCCGCACGTTTGGCTGAATGATGAAAAATATTATCAGGGAATTGAGGATTTGAGAGCCAATTCGATTGTTGTATATTTTCATAAAGATATTTTCGGACCGACTTTTTACGAGTTAAAAGAAACCCAAAAAATCAACGAACTTTTTCTTCAGGCAGGAAAAGGAATTTCGATTATCGGAAAAACCAATAAACAGATTGCGAAAAAACTGGAGAAATTAGTTTCTAAAAAAGACTTTGAAGTTATCGTGGGACTTTTTGAAATTTTGTCTATTCTTTCTGAAAGTCAGGACACGATTTATATTAATGATGAAATTTATTCTTTGATGCAGAAGGATTCAAAAGTGGATCGGCTTTCCGAAGTTTTTCAATATGTCAATAAAAATTATAAAAAGAATATTTCCTTAGAAGAAATTGCCGCAGTTGCCAATATGACGAGAACATCTTTTTGTAGAATGTTCAAGTTAAAAACAAAGAAAAATTTTGTGGATTATCTACACGAAATCCGAATTTCGAATGCCTGTAAATTGTTGTTGGAAACGGATAAAAGCATGTCTGAGATTGCGTATGAATGCGGTTATAAAACGGCTTCGAACTTTAATAAGCTCTTTAAAAAAGTTAAAGGAATTACGCCTTCTGATTTTAAAAATAATGCGAAGGTTAGTTTTGCCACAGATTATAAAGATTAAAAGGATTTTTACTCTTTGGCATAAATTTTAAACACATAGAATCATAGTTTTTCTTTGTCTAAAAAGGCATTTCATTTATCTAAATTCACATAGTTCTATGTGTTCAAATCTAGATTTTTTTTACTCTTTTTATGGATTAAAAATCTATGTTTCTATGTGTTTATTTTTTTCACGCAGATTTAGCTGATTTCTCTAAAAAATCCTTTTAATACTTTAAATCTGTGGCTAAAAAAAATTAAATAGAACGATCTAAATGTGTATAACCACCATCCACATAAATAATCTGTCCAGTGGTATGGCTTGATTTTTCAGACAATAAGAAAACTACCATATTTGCGATTTCTTCTGCTGTTGTCATTCTGTTTTCTAGCGGAATATTTTTGGTAATTGCAGCGAGTTTTTCTTCTTTGTTTTCAAAAGTATTGATCCACGTTTCGTAAAGAGGCGTGTAACATTCTGCCACAATTACGGCGTTTACACGAATGCTGTATTTCAATAATTCAACCGCCCATTCTCTCGTTAAAGCATTTCTTCCACCGTTTGAAGCGGCGTAAGCTGAGGTTCCGCCTTGTCCGGTTTCGGCAGTTTTAGAACCGATGTTTACAATGGCTCCTTTAGATTCTTTCAAATACGGAAGAGCGTGCTGTGCCATTAAATAATAGTGCACTAAATTTTTGTGAAGCGAAGCAGCGAAATCTTCATAATTTCCGTTTTCTAGTCCAACACCGTCATTAACGCCGGCATTGTTTACCAATCCGTCAATTCTTCCGAATTTTGCGATTACGGCTTCAACGGCTTTTTTGCAGTCTTCCGGTTTTGTCAAATCGGCGGCAACTTGGTGCGCTTCTTTTCCAATGGCTTTTAATTCTTCTACGGCTTTGATGTTGTCATTTTCGTTACGTCCAACGATAAACGGAATAGCATTTTCTTCGGCTAAAACCTTAACGATTCCTAAACCGATTCCTTTTGCGCCTCCTGTAACGATAATGATTTTTTGGGTTAATGATAACTGCATGATTTATTGATTATAATTTATTGCTAATATATTTTTTAAACACATAGAATCATAGTTTTTCTTTGTCTAAAAAAGGCATTTCATTTATTTTAAATTCACATAGTCTATGTGTTCAAATCTATGTCTCTATGTGTTTAATATTTTAATAGGTAGTTTATAAAAATTTACAGCTGTTGTTCATGACAAACAACAGCTGTAAAAATAGAGAGAATAGAACTGATAATTTATTACCAGAACTTAACATAAAGAGCCACAATAATCAGTAATGTAATTACGATTAAAACCGTAGTCTGTGGCTGCACTTTAAACATTCCAGGTTCAGTCTCGAATGCTTTAGGGTTTACTTTTGGACCAGCAAAACTGATCAGGATCATTGCAATCATTGTAAATAAGAATGATAATCCCATACAGATATGGAACGGAATTTCGAAAGCTCCTTTTCCATTATTGTAAGCTGTGTATAAAAGTGTATCGTTTCCAAATATAGCCGGAGCGTATTCGTTGAATAAAACAGATAATAAGAATCCTAAGATTACCCCAACGATTGCAGCTGTTCCAGTCGTTCTTTTCCAGAACATACCTAAGAAGAACATAGCAAAAACTCCAGGGCTAATGAATCCGGTGTATTTTTGGATGTATGTGAATCCACCAACACCACCGATTCCTAAAATGTCATTCCAAGTAAATAAAACAGCTAATAGCATTGCAGCAAAAACCGCAAGTCTACCGATATTTACCTGTTGTTTTTCTCCAGCATCTTTTTGGATGTATTTTTTATGAATATCTAATGTATAGATTGTAGAAATACTGTTTACTTTTCCAGCCAAAGAAGCTACGATTGCAGCCGTTAAAGCAGCAACAGAAAGTCCTTTTAATCCTGTTGGAAGGAATGTTAATATTGCTGAATAAGCTCCGTCTTTTCCTCCAACTAATTGAGGTAATTCTCCTTTCATGTATAAAACATAAGCAGCAATACCAGGCAACATTACGATAAGTGGCATTAATAATTTTAACATACCAGCAAATAAAATTCCTGTACGAGCCGTTTGTAAATCTGCTCCAAGTGCTCTTTGCGTGATGTATTGGTTACATCCCCAGTAGTTCAAGTTGATGATCCAGATACCGGCAGCGTAAGATAACAATCCAGGGAAAGTTAAATACTTATCGATTTCAAGTTGTGTAGAAGTTGCAGTTGGTTTTGGAATAATCATTTTAAAGTGCTCAGGAGCTTCCTGCATTAAAACTTTGAAACCGGCAATTGCGTTTTGACCAACACCAAAAGCTTCTGCCACTGTTGTTAAGGCAATGTAAGAAGTTACCAAACCTCCAATAATTAATACAGCAACCTGAATAACGTCTGTATAAGCCACTACTTTCATTCCTCCAAGAGAAATAAATAAAGCAAATACAGCCAATCCAATCATAATAGCATGAAGATATTCTCCTCCTGCAAGACCGTTAATCGCAACTGCTCCTAAATATAAAATAGAAGTTAGGTTTACAAAAACATACAAAAACAACCAGAAAACTGCCATAATCAACGCAGTAGATTCGTTGTAACGTGTTTTTAAGAATTGTGGCATTGTGTAAATCTTGTTTTTAAGATATACTGGGATAAACCACACAGCCACAATAATAAGGGCAATGGCAGCAAGCCATTCGTAAGCAGCAACAGCGATTCCTAAAAAGAAACCTTCACCGCTCATTCCGATGAATTGTTCTGCAGAGATGTTAGAAGCAATAAGAGAAGCTCCAATTGCCCACCATGTTAAATTTCCTTCAGCCAAAAAGTAAGCTTTAGCATCTTGTTCGTCTTGTTTACGTTTGCGGTAAACCGTATAACCGTAGACAGAGACTACGATAAAATAAATAATAAAAACCGCATAATCTGCGAAAGCGAGGTTTTGGTTCATTGTTAGTAGTATTTTAAATAATTATTATAGGGTAAAGTTTGTTTATTTGGTTTTACAATCAGTTTTATTTTATCTCGTTAAAAATGCAAGATGTGTTTTATTTCTGTTATTTTTTTGCGAAAATAAAAGCAGAAGCCAAATGTAAAATAAAAATTTAGAAATCAACCATCAGCAAATGTGTTTTTTACATTTATAAGAGGTGTATTGTGTTAAATTTCTGCATTCCTGACTTTAATAAAACGATATTTCTTACACTTTTACAAGGTTCTTATAATGTTCCTCCGATTGTTGTCTTAAAATTTCGGCACTTTTTTCAGGTGTAATATCACGCTGTGATTCTCCTAACATTTCGTATCCCACCATGAATTTTTTTACGGTTGCCGATCTTAACAAAGGCGGGTAAAAATGCATATGAAAATGCCATTCCGGATGAAGTAATCCGTCGGTTGGTGCCTGATGAATCCCTGATGAATAAGGGAAAGAAGTATTAAATAAATTGTCGTATTTAGTCGTTAACTGTTTTAGTATTTTAGCAAAAGCAGTGCTTTCTTCGGCAGTAAAATCGGTAATTTTACTTATTGCCCTTTTGCTCACAATCATCGTTTCGTAAGGCCAGATTGCCCAGAATGGAACCAATGCAACAAAATGATCATTTTCGATTACAATACGGCTTTCTGCTTTTAATTCTGCCTGAACATAATCTTCCAAAAGAGTTCTTTTGTTTTTATCGTAGTACGATTTTAAACTGTTATGCGTTTTTTCGACCTGAGTAGGAAGAGAAGACTGAGCCCAGATTTGTCCGTGTGGATGCGGATTGCTGCAACCCATTACACTTCCTTTATTTTCAAAAATCTGAACGTGATTGATATATTTGATGTTACCTAAATCGGTGTATTCTCTTTGCCAGGTTTTGATAATCGTTTCAATTCCTTCAACATCCATTTCCGGTAAAGTCAAATCGTGTCTTGGTGAAAAGCACACCACGCGTGAAATTCCCTGCTCCGGTTTTGCTTTAAAGAAAGTATGTTTGATATCTTCTTCAAAAATAATTTCATCCTGTTTCATAGCAGCAAAATCATTTTCAAAAACAAAGCTGCTTTCGTATGCCGGATTATGCATTCCGTTTGCACGAACATTTCCAGGACATAAATAACAAGTTGGGTCGTATTTTGGAAGTTCTTCTGTCGAAATTGTTTCGTTTTGTCCCTGCCAAGGGCGTTTTGCACGATGAGGTGAAACCAGCACCCATTCGTTGATTAATGGGTTGAAGCGTCTGTGCGGATCTTCATTAATGTCAAAATTTTTCATTGTAGTTGTGTTGGGTATTAAAGTAGTGTTGTTCCGTTTGAGATTTTTACATCATAGAATTTTAATTCAATTCCAAATGTATCTAAATAAAGTTTCGAAAATTTACTTTTAACTTCATTTTCGTGACCTTTTTTAACTAAATTAATGGTACATCCTCCGAAACCGCCTCCCATAAGTCGGGAACCAATAATAGCATCGTCTTCTTTTGCAGTATCGACAAGGAAATCTAATTCTTCGCAGCTTACTTCATATTCTTGCGATAAACCGTAGTGTGTTTCAAAAAGCAATTCTCCTAAAAGTTCAATATTTCCCTGATCTAAAGCTTCGCAGGCTTTGATAACACGGTTGATTTCTTTTACAACAAAATGAACTCTGCTGAATACTTTTTCGGTCATTTTATCTTTCAAACTCAAAACTTGTTCTTCGGTAGCATCTCTAAAACTTTTTACTTCCGGAAAATGGTTTTTTATGATTGCTAAACCTTCTTCACACTCAATTCTTCTAGTGTTGTATTCTGATGTGAACAATGAATGTTTTACGTTAGAATCCAATAAAATCAAAGAATAGTCTTTAAAGTCGGCATTGTGATATTCAAAATCTAAAGTGTTGCAGTCTAATTTGATTACTTTGTTTTCTAAACCGTGAACGCTCGAAAACTGATCCATAATACCGCAGTTGATCCCAACCCAGTGTTCTGCTTTTTGTCCTAATAAAGAAATATCTACTTTCTCAATTTTTAAATCAAAAAGAGATTTGATCCCGAAAATCATTCCGCATTCTAAAGCCGCAGAAGACGATAATCCGGAACCAACCGGAATATTACTGCTGAAAACACAGTTGAAACCTTCAAAAGTGAATCCGTTATCCTGCAGTTGTTTGATTACGCCTCGAATATAATTCGTCCAAACCACATCACTCAGTTTTACTTCCTGAGTTAAGTCGATTTCAAACTCTTCATTTAAGTCGATAGCTATTATTTTAGAGGTATTGGTATTGTTTTTTTCAAAAGCAAAACAAATTACTTTATCAATTGCAGCTGGTAAAACATAACCGTCATTGTAGTCAATATGTTCTCCGATAATATTGATTCTTCCCGGAGAAAGTACCGTTTTCTGTGGAGAAGATCCAAAAGATTTCTCAAAAAAAGCAACGGTATTTTGTATTAAAATATCATTCATTATAGTTGTTGTAATTGTATTGGGTAAATAGTTAGTTTAAGGTTTCAAATTGGTACACTGTTTTTTGAGCATATTGTTCTCCTTTTTTCAAAACAGCATTTGGAAAATGTGTCTGATTTGGTGCATCCGGAAAATTTTGTGTTTCAAAGCAAATACCGCTTTGTGCGTTGTAATCGACGTTTTCTTTTCCTTTTAGTTTTCCGAAACAATTTCCGCCTACATATATATGTACACTTGGCTGATCGGTATAAACATTCATTCTCAGTTTATTTTTTAAACTGATTAATTGTGCTACGATTTCGGTTTTAGAATTGACTACAAAAGAATTGTCAATTGGAAACGGACAGTTTTTAGTAGTTCTGAAATCAAAATCATGATCGGTTAAATCAGTAAAATCTCCTGTTGGAATATTATCTGAATTCGTTTCCAGCATTTTAGCCGATTTGATAAACATCTGCTGTTCCAGAACATTTCCATCATGTCCGTCAAGATTAAAATAACTGTGATGCGTTAAATTAATAATCGTATCTTCTGTTGACGTTGCTTTATAATCTAATTTTAATTCGTTTTCTTCTGTTAAAGTATAAGTCAGATAAACCGTCATTTCGCCAGGAAAATTTTCATCTAAATGTTCACTTAGAAGGCCAAAAGTAATAGACGGATTTTCACCGGTTTTGGCATCAGTCACACTCCACGTTTTTCTTCCAAATCCCATTGGTCCGCCGTGAAGCGTATTTCCATTATTATTTCCGTCAAGCTGAAATTTTTTATCATTCAGACTAAAAGTGGCATTATGAATACGACCGGCATAACGGCCAACCGTTGTTCCAAAATAAGGAGCACTTGGTAAATTATACGATTCTAAATACGATTCCAGATTATCAAACCCTAATACAACGTCGGTTAATTTTCCATCAACTGGAATCTGGATTGAAGTTACAGTTGCACCATAATTGATGATTTGAACTTTCATTCCGTTTTTATTCACTAAATCAAATGAATAAATTTCATCTTTATTAGGCATTAAACCGAACAATTTGCAATTATGAGCGTCTTTTAAATGTGATATGTGTTTTATTTCCATATAATTTTTACCAATAATGAAATCCAAAAATAGAAACATTCTGTATATTTGCATACCAGTACCTACCAGTTTTTAATATTAATAGTCAAAATGACTTTATTTATGAACATCATTTCAATCCAAAATAATATTGGTCTTCCAAAATATAAGCAGATAATTCTTTCAATAGAAAAAGCTATTGAAGAGGGAATTTTAGTTAAAGGAGATCGTCTTCCGTCGGTAAATAAAGTCTGTTTGGCGTTCTCTTTGTCTCGCGATACAGTCCTTTTGGCGTACGACGAATTGAAGAAAAGAGGAATTATTTATGCCATTCCGGGAAAAGGATATTACGTTAAAAGCATTGAAATCACTATAACTCAGAAGATTTTCCTGCTTTTTGATGAGTTGAATATTTTTAAAGAAGATATTTATAATTCGTTTCTGAAAAATATTGGAAAAAATGTTCAGGTTGATATTTTCTTTCATCATTTCAATGTTCAGGTTTTTAAAAAACTGATCAATGACAGCAATGGAAATTACACCAAATATATTTTGATGCCGACGAACTTAAACGATATAGTCGATTCGATAAAAACCCTACCAGTGAATGATGTGATAATTTTGGATCAGACGAATTCGGACTTGAAAATATTTCCGGCAATTTATCAAAATCATCAAAAAGATATTTATGAAGGTTTAATGAAAGGCAAATCGAGATTATCAAAAT is a window of Flavobacterium crocinum DNA encoding:
- a CDS encoding GntR family transcriptional regulator; protein product: MNIISIQNNIGLPKYKQIILSIEKAIEEGILVKGDRLPSVNKVCLAFSLSRDTVLLAYDELKKRGIIYAIPGKGYYVKSIEITITQKIFLLFDELNIFKEDIYNSFLKNIGKNVQVDIFFHHFNVQVFKKLINDSNGNYTKYILMPTNLNDIVDSIKTLPVNDVIILDQTNSDLKIFPAIYQNHQKDIYEGLMKGKSRLSKYKKLILIFPGFREPPGMKIGFESFCQDYGFDYEIVSDFSNQTIALGDLYIIPHDRDLLLVIENAMGRKLKLGEDFGIISYNETPLKKIAANGITTISTNFEMMGKILADIVLKGIKEQIENKSALILRNSL